From the Lolium rigidum isolate FL_2022 chromosome 2, APGP_CSIRO_Lrig_0.1, whole genome shotgun sequence genome, one window contains:
- the LOC124689983 gene encoding UDP-glycosyltransferase 72B1-like, which translates to MESLTTAGAERAASTDQQRPHVVLLASPGAGHLIPLAELARRLVEHHGFAATLVTFTDLISSPEALSGVPACVSTAALPPVPLQDLPAATPMETALFELVRRSLPHLRTLLRSVAQLAALVPDFFCSAALPLAGELSVPAYVFVPSNLTALALMRRTVELHDGVPPGDHRDLPDPLELPGGVLLRGADLPRAFRSSNEPVYAHHLEEGRRYRQANGFLVNTFYEMEPATVEDFRQAAAEGAWPTVFPVGPFVRSGSDETGDSACLEWLDRQPTGSVVYVSFGSGGSLSVEQTAELAAGLEASGYRFLWVVRMPSMDGGDEEEEHGRCKNGNPLAWLPEGFLERTKDKGLAVAAWAPQVRVLSHPATAAFVSHCGWNSTMESVSCGVPMIAWPLYAEQRMNAVVLEGSVGMALRVRPRARDAGGDGMVVSRGEIADAVRELMEGQEKGRAVRRQAGDMQQAAAHAWAPEGSSRRALEEVAATWKARRACRGEAVTDVSASGKP; encoded by the coding sequence ATGGAGTCCTTGACCACCGCAGGCGCCGAGCGAGCGGCATCCACCGACCAGCAACGGCCGCATGTCGTGCTGCTGGCCAGCCCCGGCGCCGGCCACCTCATCCCGCTGGCGGAGCTGGCGCGGCGGCTCGTCGAGCACCACGGCTTCGCagccacactcgtcaccttcaccgaCCTGATCTCGTCCCCGGAAGCCCTATCCGGCGTCCCTGCCTGCGTCTCCACCGCCGCGCTCCCTCCTGTCCCGCTCCAGGACCTCCCCGCCGCCACGCCCATGGAGACCGCCCTCTTCGAGCTCGTCCGCCGCTCTCTCCCGCACCTGCGCACCCTCCTGCGCTCCGTCGCCCAACTCGCGGCTCTGGTGCCGGATTTCTTCTGCTCCGCGGCGCTTCCCCTCGCCGGCGAGCTCAGCGTCCcggcgtacgtcttcgtcccaagCAACCTCACCGCGCTCGCCCTCATGCGCCGCACCGTGGAACTCCACGACGGCGTGCCCCCGGGCGATCACCGTGACCTCCCCGACCCTCTCGAGCTTCCCGGGGGCGTGTTGCTGCGCGGCGCCGACCTCCCTCGCGCGTTCCGGAGCAGCAACGAGCCGGTGTACGCGCACCACCTCGAGGAGGGCCGGCGTTACCGCCAAGCTAACGGCTTCTTGGTGAACACGTTCTACGAGATGGAGCCCGCCACCGTGGAAGATTTCAGGCAGGCGGCAGCGGAAGGAGCTTGGCCAACAGTGTTCCCCGTGGGGCCATTCGTCCGGTCTGGCTCCGACGAAACCGGCGACTCCGCCTGCTTAGAGTGGCTGGATCGCCAGCCAACTGGATCCGTGGTGTACGTCTCCTTCGGGAGCGGCGGCTCCCTCTCCGTGGAACAGACGGCCGAGCTCGCAGCCGGGCTGGAGGCGAGCGGCTACAGGTTCCTCTGGGTCGTGCGCATGCCGAGCATggatggcggcgacgaggaggaggagcacggacGTTGCAAGAACGGAAACCCACTGGCGTGGCTCCCTGAGGGCTTCTTGGAGAGGACGAAGGACAAGGGTCTCGCCGTGGCGGCGTGGGCGCCTCAGGTGCGCGTGCTGTCTCACCCGGCGACGGCGGCCTTCGTGTCGCACTGCGGCTGGAACTCGACGATGGAGAGCGTGTCGTGCGGCGTGCCTATGATCGCTTGGCCGCTGTACGCGGAGCAGAGGATGAACGCCGTGGTGCTGGAAGGGAGCGTCGGGATGGCGCTGCGTGTGCGTCCGCGCGCACgggacgccggcggcgacggcatgGTTGTGTCGCGCGGCGAGATCGCGGACGCCGTGAGGGAGCTCATGGAGGGGCAGGAGAAAGGGCGGGCCGTGCGGCGCCAGGCCGGGGACATGcagcaggcggcggcgcacgcgTGGGCGCCGGAGGGATCGTCGCGCCGGGCGCTGGAGGAAGTGGCCGCCACGTGGAAGGCGCGGCGCGCTTGTCGAGGGGAAGCAGTAACGGACGTGTCCGCGAGCGGCAAGCCGTGA